Below is a window of Burkholderia cepacia DNA.
ATCGTCCTCGGCGGCCTGCGCGCGCACGTGCGGCGCATGGATCGGCAGCGGACGCAGGTCGCGGCACACGCGGCCCGCGCGGTAATGCAGCGCCGCGTCGCGCGTCAGCGCGCGCACGGTCGACGCGCCGAGCGCCTCGCGCGCCGACGCGCGGCGCGCCGCATCCCGATCGGCGCTCACCGCGCGGCTCCCGGCTCGCCGCCGGCGCGCGACGCAACCGCCAGCTCCTCGCCGAAACAGCGCTGGTAATACTCGGCGACAACCGGCCGCTCGGCGTCGTCGCACTTGTTCAGGAACGTGAGCCGGAATGCGAGCGCCGGATCGCGGAAAATCTGGCAGTTCTCGGCCCAGTTGATCACGGTGCGCGGCGACATCAGCGTGGACAGATCGCCGGTCGCGAAACCGTTGCGCGTCAGCTCCGCGAGGCTCACCATCGATTCGAGCAGCGGGCGGCCGGCTTCGTCCGCGAGTTCCGGCACGCGCGCACGCACGATGCCGATCTCCTCGTCGCGCGGCAGGTAGTCGAGCGTCGCGACCACGTTCCAGCGGTCCATCTGCGCATGGTTGAGCATCTGCGTGCCGTGATAAAGCCCGTTTAGGTTGCCGAGCCCGACCGTGTTCGCGGTCGCGAACAGCCGGAACGACGGATGTGGATGGATCACGCGGTTCTGGTCGAGCAGCGTGAACTTGCCGTCGCGCTCCAGGATCCGCTGGATCACGAACATCACGTCGGGCCGCCCCGCGTCGTATTCATCGAAGATCAGCGCGACGGGCCGCTGCAGCGCCCACGGCACGATTCCTTCCTGGAATTCGGTCACCTGCACGTCGTCGCGCACGACGATCGCATCCTTGCCGACGAGGTCGAGCCGGCTGATGTGGCCGTCGAGGTTCACGCGCACGCACGGCCAGTTCAGCCGCGCGGCGACCTGCTCGATATGCGTGGACTTGCCGGTGCCGTGCATCCCCTGCACGAGCACGCGGCGGTTGCGCGCGAAGCCCGCGAGAATCGCGAGCGTCACGTCCGGGTTGAAGCGGTACGCGGCGTCGACATCGGGCACGTGATCGTCGCGCGCGCTGAACGCCGGCACCATCAGGTCCGAATCGACACCGAACCGTTCGCGGACCGACACCATGCAGTCCGGCTTGTTCGTCACCCCATCCATTGCACTGCGCTCCTGTCTGATATTTGCGGAACGATGCGTTCCGTTGCCGAAAATCCGTGCCGGTTCGCCGCGCCCGTCGCCCCGCGCGGCCGGCCTGCCGGGCCGTTCGGTACAATGACCGCAGTCCAGTTTCCGGAACGCCCGACATGCTGCCCGCGGATACGCCCACGCTGCGCGCCTTCGCGCTGCTCGAACATCTCGTCCAGGCCGGCGACGCCGTGTCGCTCGCCGATCTCGCGCGCAACGTCGATATCCCGAAGGCATCGCTGCACCGGATGCTCGCGTCGCTCGAAGCCGGCGGCCTCGTGATCCGCGAGCCGGGCAACAAGAACGCATACGCGATCGGCCCGCGCCTCGCACAGCTCGGCACCGGCGTGATGCTGCATGCGGGCGCGCGCCGGCTACGCCATGCGATCCTCGAACGGCTCGTCGCCGATCTCGGCGAAACCTGCAACCTGACCGCGCTGCACGATACGGACGTCGTCTATCTCGACCGCGTCGAGGCCGACTGGCCGCTGCGGCTCGACCTGAAGCCCGGCTCGCGCGTGCCCGCTTACTGCAGCGCCAGCGGCAAACTGCTGCTCGCACTGCTGCCGCGCGACGAACGCGCGGCGCTGGTCCGTGCGATGGCGCTGCCGCGCCACACGCCGAACACGATTTCCGACCCCGAGCTGCTCGAAGCCGAACTCGATCGCACTGCGCACAAGGGCGTCGCGATCGACAACGAGGAATTCGTCGCGGGCATCGTGTGCATCGCGGCACCGATCCTCGGCGACGACGGCACGTGCATCGCCGCGGTCGCCGTCCATGCGCCCGTGTCGCGCGCACCGCTGTCGCGGCTGCTCGACCACGTGCCGCGCCTGCAGGAAGCAGCCCGCGCGCTCGCGGACACCTTCTAGTCCGGCGCGGCCACCCTCATCCGGCGTCATGACGCGCGCTGGTAGTAGATGTTCTGCGGATGCCGCGCATCCGCGAAGAAGAACCAGCGCTCCGCAACCAGCCCCGCGTACTGGATCACGAATGCCGCGCCGAGCGCGATGGCTGCCGCGACCGACGTGGGCGCGAGCGCACCGGCTCCCGTCAGCACGAACGGCACCGCGAACGCGCCGATCAGGAAGCCGGCCT
It encodes the following:
- a CDS encoding AAA family ATPase, coding for MDGVTNKPDCMVSVRERFGVDSDLMVPAFSARDDHVPDVDAAYRFNPDVTLAILAGFARNRRVLVQGMHGTGKSTHIEQVAARLNWPCVRVNLDGHISRLDLVGKDAIVVRDDVQVTEFQEGIVPWALQRPVALIFDEYDAGRPDVMFVIQRILERDGKFTLLDQNRVIHPHPSFRLFATANTVGLGNLNGLYHGTQMLNHAQMDRWNVVATLDYLPRDEEIGIVRARVPELADEAGRPLLESMVSLAELTRNGFATGDLSTLMSPRTVINWAENCQIFRDPALAFRLTFLNKCDDAERPVVAEYYQRCFGEELAVASRAGGEPGAAR
- a CDS encoding IclR family transcriptional regulator → MLPADTPTLRAFALLEHLVQAGDAVSLADLARNVDIPKASLHRMLASLEAGGLVIREPGNKNAYAIGPRLAQLGTGVMLHAGARRLRHAILERLVADLGETCNLTALHDTDVVYLDRVEADWPLRLDLKPGSRVPAYCSASGKLLLALLPRDERAALVRAMALPRHTPNTISDPELLEAELDRTAHKGVAIDNEEFVAGIVCIAAPILGDDGTCIAAVAVHAPVSRAPLSRLLDHVPRLQEAARALADTF